The Drosophila sechellia strain sech25 chromosome 2L, ASM438219v1, whole genome shotgun sequence region aatcgttctgggtaaatataTGCTTATTAAAGTAATGACGGAAAAGTCTAATCATTATTTTTTCCATAGCAATCTTTTTGTTCGTAAAAAAAACTCCACATAATACTGAAAAATGTAGTCCTttgaattgtataaatgacgGTTAACTATATTATGACAATATACGACCTACACTTTTACAAGAATGTAATCTTCAAAGCAACAGAAAAgctaaattaaacaaagcaCATCCCCTAATATTGTAGTTAAATGTATAGATAATATTCTGATCTCTAATTTCTGATATTGTAGTTAATTGTAAAGGCAATAGTCTGattaagaaatttaaaaagtcCTCGCATTGCTTaccttaaaaaataaaatctaacTTTGTATTGCCTCATTACCAAGGCATTTGCAACAAGCGTTTCGGGCAAACCTATTTGTACACGGCAATCTAAGCAAATCGTTTTGTCGAGCTTAATTTGCAGTTTGCCACCAAACGAGTGTCTAACCTGGAACCCAAGCTGGCGAGGAGTCCTTCGCACTCGGCTCCTCCTGGCCATCAAGGCTAATCCCAACTGACTTGGCTGGAAAAGTTTCCGTTTGGCGCTTGCCACGACGGAAGGCGCCAAGGAAATTCGGTCAAAGGGAGTTTCGCTTGATGAAGAAGTCGTTGTCGGTGGGCGGTGGAACTCACACCTCTATCCACTTTGAAAATCTCCATTGAGCTGTGGGCGGATGGGGAGTAAGCAGCCAAGTGTTGTTCTGCATTGTGTTTTGGCCATTCAAGAATTCCCGGAGCCAACTCCAAGTCTCGTTGGGCCCGGGCGCAATTGACAATAGTTTTGCACAAACTTCGAAAAGGCCAGTTGCACTTGACTGCCGGCAATGAATAAACAGGAGGTCCTGGGGCCGGAAGAGCGTGGCTCGAAAAGCGGGCAAAATCCAAATGAAAACAGCGCCAAGGAAAGCATTGGGTAATTGTAATTCCCGCTCTTACATAAATGCCAGTTAACCAGTTTGCCTTGTTGGGCAATTACTTTGGGCCTGGCGATGTAGCTTCTCCTGTTCACAAAACTTTCGTAATGAGTGAACACATTCATTTCCCATTTATATTTTCGACAGCCAAATGGCTTTCTAAAAGGGCAATCTTAACTGCGAATGCCACAATTGATTTACACAAATTTAATCAGCAGCGTATACACAGTAGGAAAAGTTCTACTGCCTATTACTGTAGATGCCTAAAAaaatattagttttatttaagtgtatataataaaaatcgatGAGCGACAATCTTTCTTAcgaatggaaaatatttaaaaaaaaacttttgaagcaaatgtaatatttattaaatagtcATACCGAGTCAAACAATAGAATATGTTTTTTTGTATATCTTATCGGCAAGACCCTTTTTAATCGTGGCACCTTGGTGCCATTGGAGGACATTGGCCAGCTATTAGTACAATGtctaaaaaataaagaatttatttattagtttattatttaattaaaaatacatacaacAAATAATAAGTAACCCTGCAATTTTCATATTGATTAATTCTAGCGATCTGCTTTTAGTAATGAGATACCGATCTTCGGTATTTATAGATCAACAAAATTAGTTCCGGAAAATTTTTCATTATTAGTTATGAAATTCTGAAAAATGTCAAATGTCTTTGTAGTTTTTAAACGTTCATTGTGCTATAAAATATTCATGTAGAAGTCATGTCAAATttgaaaatgtatattttttgaaaaatataatgtattattttataacaGTAATAAATAAACTATATTTTCCTTTACTTATGGGGTACACCTTATTTCCAAACCAAAATCCAACGAATAGTTGAAAAAGTCAGCCTCTCTGCTTGAAATAGATTCCGTGAAAACGAGTGAAATGAGGCAGCAGGACACTTAGACATAGCTTAGTTGCTCCCTCTGTTTCAGCTGTTGCCGCGGAAAACTTTGAGCATCAAGTGAAAAACAAGTGGACAGGCAGCTGTTGTTGACACCGCCCTATTTTAGACGGGCGAAACTTTGCCTAAAATGGGTGGACACTTGCAGGATCCACTCCTGCAAAGGTAAAACAACAGCAAGCATGTTGCCGCTAGGTGGCGACACCGTGCAGTCAATTAAACGCAACAACATCTGCCGTAGATTTTGCATAACAACAAAGCCAAAAAGAGTGCCGAAAATCGCAGTAGTGTGATAGAGTCAGTTGCCATAAATACATCATGCTGTTCGAGCATAAAATCTTTGATCGACTGCTCAATAGTCCCCATACTAGTCAAAGTATGTAGCACCAACATTTAAAGCACCAATAAAGTTGATAAAAGGCAGATTTTGCAAGAGGCTGCTTTGGAAAaacttaatattttcattaaacCAAAATCTTTGCTCTTGTTGTCAAACAATGATtagaaaaaaacacaaatacttAGTCCTTATTTAGTAGCTGATCATTTTTCTAACACCAAATTCGGAAATAAAAACCCCCGAATACATTCGAAATTATTGTGTTCTTACCGCGGTTTACCGCACCAGCTCAATAGCGCTGTACCCCAGAAACACACCAAGAAATCGGCATTAAAGCTAAACGGTTATAAGCCAAGTTGAATTATAAGAACTATTGGTACCATTCGTCTAGACCGTGGGCTGTAAATGGCTGGCGCATGTGCTTGCTAAAATTCCAACTAATTAAATGGAGAAGAAAGAAGTTCAACATCATCGCAGTCAACAGGCGATGACAAAATCTCTATACGCCATTGGGATGGGTCTTCTGGGAAAGTCGGCGACCAACATGGGTTGTGTTAATACGAATTTAGAATCGGCAGGGAAGAGCTCCTCAACGAATTATAACCGAAATCGGTTCTACAACGAAAGGTTCGTTCCGATGGCCTCCGGAACTGTGTCTCCCGTTTCGGGCACTAACCATCATTCTAAGCATCAACAGCTCCTCCTCCAACAAGCTCCCAAGTGCACTGCCGATCTCAACGATAAACTAGTAAAAATCAATCGGCAAAACGCCAACAAGGAGCTATCCACCATGCAGGCAAAGGATGTGCAATCCGTTGATAAGAACGAAGAGGCCCTACAAGAATTGCAGGAGAGCATTCCGGAAATCAGCAAAATCTTCGATGTGCACTGTCGCATCGGCAGTGGAACCTTCAGTACAGTTCTCTTGGGAACACTGCAGCGGGAAAGAGGTCTCGTGGAAACCCAAAGGAGGAGATTTGCCATCAAACATCATAATCCCACAAATCATCCGGAGAGGATTCTTAGGGAGTTGGAGTGCATGTATCGCATTGGTGGAGTGGAAAATGTAATCGGAATTAATTGCTGCATTAGATATAACGACAACGTGGCCTTTGTCATGCCCTATATGACCCACGATCGCTTTCACGACATTTACAGAAGCCTGAATTTCCCAGAGATACGCGACTATCTGAGGAACTTGCTCATTGCGCTGCGACACGTACACAAGTTCAATGTGATTCATCGGGACGTCAAGCCAAGTAACATTCTATATAACCGCAGGACCGGAAAGTTTTTACTCTGCGATTTCGGATTGGCTCAAAGGATAGCCGAAGATGGTAGTGTAGTGCAGTCGAGTGATCGCAGCTCCCGGGAAGTATTGTCCTTTCTAAGGGACCTGGAGAATGGTAGAGGTGTGATGTTGACGGATGGCAATTCGGCACAAGCCGAGGCTGAGGATTATATGGCCCGTCGAAGGATGCGGGCTCTAGGTGGCGGTGGGAGCGTGGAACGTGCTGTGACTGGACCTCCGAGTATACAGAAACTACGCGAGCAAGCGGGTGGACATTTGACCAAAAAGGATGTGGCCAACCAGAGGGCTGACACCATGAGGCTGCTGAACCGCCTGCGACTCTTGAGCCCGAATGCGGATCCCAACAACTACGTGGTCTGCACGAACACCTCGATGAAGGAGATGCACGCTTCAAGGGCTGGAACCCCGGGATACAGACCCCCGGAGGTTTTGCTCCGATATCCCAAACAATCCACTGCGGTGGACGTGTGGGCGGCTGGCGTTATAATGCTCTCTTTGCTCTCTGGTCTTCATCCATTTTTCAAGGCCCCCCACGACTGCGGCGCCCTGGCTGAAATAATCAACCTATTTGGCGATATGCCAGTGCGGAAGACTGCCTTTCTGCTGGATAGGCTGATTTTGCTGGCGGAGAAGGTGAACACCTTGGATTTACGGAGGGTGTGCATGCGGTTTCGCCATGCGGACTTCTTCCTGGCCCCCGAAATACATCGTAAATATCGCAGGCCCGATGGTACCACCGAAATGTGCCGCAGCTGTGAGCAGCCCACGTTTAATTGCCTTTGCAGCAACAGTGGGCATAATTTGGAAAGGTACGATGGGCTGGACATATTTCCCGCCGTGGCCTACGACTTGTTGTCCCGCCTGCTGGAAGTTAATCCCCAAAAGCGTATCACCGCCGAGGAGGCCCTGAAGCATCCGTTCTTCAGCGATCAGCATCGCATTGCGACGGAAATACCgctgcaccagcagcagcatataatgcagcatcagcagcatataatgcagcatcagcagcacctGAGATCCAGGGAGACACTCCCTTCGTCGGCGGCACGAACCCTAAAGGCATTCGTTTGCTATCCCATGGAAATGACTACTACTGCATCACAAGCAGCGGGTAACATCTGACTCTGATCTCCGattttctgtgtgtgtatCCTGCCTTCTTTATAACCAGATTAAGAGGAAAAATGCATTCACCGTGGCCACTTGTGGGCATCTTAAATTGTATTGTGcacaaaccaaaaaaagaaaaatttatatatagaaGCTGCGAAATGTTCCCGAaattaacattaaaaataaatggtatatttgtttattcatTGTATTTATGTACGATGCATCTTAACCATTTGCTGTATCTTCTTCAATTATTTTTCTGCGTTTTAATTGTACCATTTTTTTGCTCAGAAATAAAGCACAACGGGGAACAATGCTGTTAAGGgtaatataaatcaatttaaaattaaaaaataaattaagacATTCttcatattaatttttatttgatgtatatataaataaagattTTTTTTGTCGATAAACGCTATATAGAGTCCATATTTAGTATTGAATTCTGACAGGCCATCTTCTGTCGactttcattttcttttacGAATGTCGTAATCTATTTCGGCCTTCAAATGATCTAGTGACAATCAGGTTTccttttatttaatattttcccGACAGCCATTTTCTCGATTGGATTTTCTAAGGCCTGAACAGAGGAAAAATTTTCCCTTTGTCTTATCAATTTGCATTATTGACGCTTACAGCAAacattattttgttgttgcacACAAAAAGGTTATGGGAATTTTCCCTTTTGGGTGAgtaattttttcgttttacCATTTGTTTTTGTCCGTCAGCAGCAAAAAATTCATGGCTCACTGGGAATTATGTTGACAATTTCATTCTGTACCCCAGAAAAGAAATCAGATTTCTATCTGCTGGTTTGAATgtgtaaaaagaaaaaatttggGGGTTCTGGCAAGTCACCAAGAAAGGAACTTCCAGCTGTCGACGTTGCAAAATAgtttattaaaaagttttccctCCCTTTTTTATTGAACTGAAAATTTGTTGCGTCCAAAAGCATGCAGCAGTTTTTTCCGCAAAAGTCATATTCAGCGTATTTTATTGCATGCTTTTGTGCTGGCGGCTAAATGGTAGCAGCCGTTTATTTGACAGAGAttatagaaatattaaaacaacCCATTAtatgcatttaattttataaatgaaTACTTTTTCAAATACATTTTCGCTTATGGCGATCAACTTTGCTGGACAACGGAAAAAATGTATCTCCAAAACCATTGAAATCTGTCGCATATAATAAAATAGGGGAATATGGCCTGCTGTTTAACATCTTCCGGCCTCTAGTATCCACTGTTCATCATTCCGCGGACAGGGGGCACAAAAGGCTTTTAGCCGCTTCGTTGGGGATCAACATGGCCAACTGGTTTGGCCAATAACAACTGCGCCACGGCAGTCACACCCACATACTGACACGCACACCGACACACCTATTCCTCACTCAGGATCCAAGTGCACTGAAAAGACTTGAATCGGAActgaaatttaatattaatcaAAAGTAAATATGACTACTATAAGAGATGATTCGATGAAAACTGTGTTAATCCTTTCCCTCCTACGGCTAGAAGCCAAAAATGTGCATGTGTAAAGGGTATACTATATTCAAGTGTGCAAACGTACACTGCGAGTATCCGAAATATTATCGCAGCTAAGAATGATATAATctatttctctctgtgcattATCGCACTCAAGGATACACCTCACACGCCACGCAGGCAAACACTGAGCCCCAGCTCCCCGCGGAGCCATAAACATTTCTAGTGCTGCACGGACCGCTCGACCACAAAAGCCGCGTGCGCAACTCACCGGACACAATGCGGCTTATCAACACGGATAAAAGGAGGAAAGgcgggaaaagcgggaaaataCGGGAAGGCCACGGCAGAGCGGCATGAAAATGGCCGAGGATGGCGGAAAACTAAAGAGACGGCTCCCACAGCACCGCCGTTCCAGCCGGCTCCTCGCATCCCGTTTAGCGCTTTATGGCACATGATAGATTAGTCTGGCCACAGGTGCAACCAGTGCGGCTTTTTCGGTGGCTCCTGCTGCCTTCTCTGCTGCCCGGCCTGGAATCCCCCATCCGGATCCCTCACGCCCTGCCCGACACCCGATACTGCACTCGGTTTCCCAGCGATGGCGAAGCACGTAATTAAGTAATTAGAGGAGGCAGCCCAGCAAAAGCTGCACGGGATGATGTGTTGGATTGAAATTGTTGCAGTCGCTCAAAGTGAATACTTTACGGCCAGAGGCGGTATTTTTAAACGCGCTACTCTCAAAATAAAGGGTATAGTAGATTAGTTAAAAGGGAGCGTTTCCGAACCTATGaagtaaatatattattgATCGGTCGATATGGCCATGTCCGTCCTTATATTCGCTGTGCTCTCCACAACTTTAAACTTTAAGATTAATCTTGCAGATTCTACTAACGAGTTGTGCAAGTTTCTGATCGATGCCACACCCATCATAACAAATAGTACAAAAAGTGCTGCAGGTCctctatttaaatttaaatataaatatgttttacaTATTCTTCATCCATAAATTGGCAAAAGATCAGGATTAGGATCGAAATCATTATTTTACAGTATAAGTAATTTCACAGAATCTCTCagtttaaaaactaaatttaaatatcGGATAGCATCACATTTTTTAGTATTGAAAAATAGATTTAAAAACACTTCAGCTGAAACTCGATAGTAAAATAGCACATAAATTCAAAGATATCGAAAAGATAAATCTTCTTATTATGTATTCCTCTGCCACTTCCTCCTCTTCATAGATATTTTTACTATTTAGAATGTAATagtatatatttacttttacaTGACCCGTGACATCTACCTATATTTCCTTTAGCTGTAATGTAGGCAACACTTTAAAGGCGAAAAATGGAGAGCAAATACCGCAGGGTGCAATGTCCTGGAACCGCAAGCTCCGTTTGACTGTTGACTTCGTTCGAGGGCCCACTGCTGCCGTGCGCCACCCCCTTGCGCACCACCCCCTCCGGTGGCCAAACCCCTGCATCACCATTCATCTGTCTCAGTGGCGCATTTCTGCTGTCAGTTGAATGTTTGTTTGCCCGCCTGCCGCGCATTGTTTGTTTTCCGCATGCGTTGCACACGTCCTCCCATAACCGTCTCTTTCCCAATGATGTCACTGCTGCAGCATCACCAGCCCCGCAACACCCCTTGACGAGTGGGCGGGAAGGTGCGGAAAATGGAGCCAcatcgatgatgatgatgatgacgatgctAGAGCCAGAGCCACCAGCTGCTGACATCCTACGCTCGTGTCGGGTCACTAAATGAAGAATGATGGACACAAGGCGAGACAAAGATGGCACGACAAGGAGTAAGAGAGACGGCTAGAGGGGAATTCCCTGAATATTTTGTCATCTTCAAATGGGATTTATGCTGCACGGCACTAGTAGCAGCACGTTGGTGGCATTGTCATTCACCGCGGTCAGCATTTCTTCGTGGCACTCCTTGAACTTTAAAGTTAATTGGAAATTTTTAGCAATTTCCCTGGCTTTCCACCTATGATTTCCGTTGCTTGTTGTTGCCGGCCAAACGTAAAATTCGCTGTACAAAATATGGATTTATGtcagcagcaataacaacaagtGCAACAAAAGCAGTGAGTCACAACAATGTCATGCCAGCCACATAGCTGTCATTTTGCCCGCTCTTTTACACGTAAAAAAAAGCTGAATTAAATTTGTAGAGGTTGCTTTGAATATCTGTGTGGCAGGAAAAATCGATgtcttaaaaaaatataaaaagttgAGCATAGTGATCGCATTCCTCTATTCACAAATCTTAACGGCAAAATCGAGCTTAAATGATACAGAATTTGTTCGAAAAGTGGTTTTCGCATTGGATTCACTACCCAGGAGCCTCATTTTCGCCAAGTGTAATGCTCTTCATGGTTGTCAGCTGCTAGCTGTTGGCAATGCATCACTGATTATGAAAAGCTTGCTAAAAGCTGGACTCGTGATatattgcttttgttgttgcccctCGCCGTGTTGCACGTTGGTgtggccgctgctgctgctaacGCTGCTGCTATTTTGCGGTATCATTGCCGCTGATGCGACTGCCAGATGTTAACGGCATTCTATTGCCATCATCGCACGTAAGCGACACGACACAATAATGAAGTTTTATGCTTTGCCACCTGCAATACATATACCACATATACCAATCCACCATCCATCCAGTCGCTCGGAGGGCGGCAGAAGGTGGCACAAAGAGGCGTGGCATAAAGAGACAATCCAGCAACAGCACCTGCAATCAACTGAAAACGCTGGCGATTTCTCCTGACTTTTATATGTGCGCGATAAGCACGAGCATGTGAAGGAGCTGAGCTGTCTGGGAGTTCGTTAAGGGAACCGTCATCAATAATACCTGCAACCGGTCAGAGAGATAGTGTAGCCAAAGAAGAAGCTGGATCAAAGACGGGTATGTATCTGCAgataatgaaaaataataaccTGTGGGCGTAGCTTAAAGTCCCTAGAATGTATCTTTCACAGATTCAAGAGTCGCTTCGCTTAATTGCTgcattaaatgaaaatgtggaaaatttaATGAGAAAGAAGAATTAAGAAAGCATGTTTAAAGCATGTTATGTTTAAATATGACTTATTAGTTTAAGAGTGtgattgaattttattctttCACACGCTTTAACTTATTCCCACTAAAGGAAATCCATTAACAAAAAGCATTTACaagttttccaaaaataatGTAAATGCACAACGTATTAAGGTCACTTGCGAGTTAATTTCCCAGGCATTATTAACTATTAACCCATATAACCTCCTCCGAGCTCgtttataaattaaacaatgGTGCTCAGCCACACCCAATTCAATCCTCTGGACGGCTCACCTGAAAAGGTGTGAGCTGACATGACGTCAGGTGGCATTAATGGCAGCAGAAATAACAGCAAGCCGCGCTAAGCCAGAAACTTCAGGTGACAAGTGACAAGATTAATTAACTGCCTCCGACAAACAGAAAAAAAGGACGCAACGAAACGAGGACGACAGGACAATGAAACATAACTGAACATGGCCATGAAACAGTTGTGAAATCACAAAACTGTCCAAGAACTCACAGgaccccacacacacacacacacacacactcgcgctGTGCCACGTTGCCACGTCACACGCCCCGGATTGTGGCTCGCTAAGGGCCACAAACAACACACCACATACAAcaggatacggatacggatccGGAGTCAGAGAATCCCTGCGCCTAAATGACAATGGCAAAAGTTGCCGGTGCCAGGTTTCGTTATCCTAATTTTAATTAGCTGCAACAGGAGACAACAACAAGTTGCTGAATGAGCTGCGCACGCGGATTCTTATATTTGATACTTATTGATATGGAAATAACCAAAGTTCATCTGATTTGTCTAGGTATTTTGTATGGGAGTTTGATAGAATACAGCTTAAAAGATCGCTACTTACTTAAATactatttattaaaattcaatACTTGGATTGTATTTCCatcattgttaatcatacaatataaaacatagtacttaaaattaatgattacttattttatgtttttactAAGTCAAAATAAATAGGTTGCTTACGCATTTCATTGCATCTTGAATATTATTACAATCAACAgtatatatttaagatatttaTCAACActcttttaattaatattctaACTCCCgcattaaaaacaataaccTTCTCTCTAGATCCACAAGT contains the following coding sequences:
- the LOC116803545 gene encoding uncharacterized protein LOC116803545, with product MCIRVTLIVLAIFLFVKKTPHNTEKCSPLNCINDG
- the LOC6614541 gene encoding cell division cycle 7-related protein kinase, with the translated sequence MEKKEVQHHRSQQAMTKSLYAIGMGLLGKSATNMGCVNTNLESAGKSSSTNYNRNRFYNERFVPMASGTVSPVSGTNHHSKHQQLLLQQAPKCTADLNDKLVKINRQNANKELSTMQAKDVQSVDKNEEALQELQESIPEISKIFDVHCRIGSGTFSTVLLGTLQRERGLVETQRRRFAIKHHNPTNHPERILRELECMYRIGGVENVIGINCCIRYNDNVAFVMPYMTHDRFHDIYRSLNFPEIRDYLRNLLIALRHVHKFNVIHRDVKPSNILYNRRTGKFLLCDFGLAQRIAEDGSVVQSSDRSSREVLSFLRDLENGRGVMLTDGNSAQAEAEDYMARRRMRALGGGGSVERAVTGPPSIQKLREQAGGHLTKKDVANQRADTMRLLNRLRLLSPNADPNNYVVCTNTSMKEMHASRAGTPGYRPPEVLLRYPKQSTAVDVWAAGVIMLSLLSGLHPFFKAPHDCGALAEIINLFGDMPVRKTAFLLDRLILLAEKVNTLDLRRVCMRFRHADFFLAPEIHRKYRRPDGTTEMCRSCEQPTFNCLCSNSGHNLERYDGLDIFPAVAYDLLSRLLEVNPQKRITAEEALKHPFFSDQHRIATEIPLHQQQHIMQHQQHIMQHQQHLRSRETLPSSAARTLKAFVCYPMEMTTTASQAAGNI